In Maribacter dokdonensis DSW-8, the DNA window TGGGATTATATGATATGGCAGGTAATGTGTGGGAATGGACCAGTGATTGGTATAATACCGATTATTACAAAGAAGCTAAGTCTTATAATACGGTTTTGGTAAACCCCAAAGGAGCAGAAAGTCCGTACACACCAAATAACCCACTTGCAAAAGAAAGAGTGATCAAAGGAGGGTCATTTTTGTGTAGTGCATCGTATTGCGCAAGTTACCGTGTATCTGCAAGAATGGGGTCCAGTATGGATTCCTCATTAGAGCATACAGGTTTTAGAACGGTTGCAACTGCTGAAATGCTGAAAGAATAGAAAAATACAGTTTTTAATCTAAGCAGTTTAACAGTTGATCAAGTTCAACAATTTTTGCACGGCTAATAGGTATTTTCTTGTTTTGAATTTCGATGAATTCATGGTTATAGCGCTCAACCATTTTTAGGTTGACGATATAAGATTTGTGAATTCTTATGAACTTATCTGCCTCTAGTCTATCGTTAAAAGCGCTCATTGTAGATAAGATAACATAATTACGCTCTTCGGTTACCACCTTTACATAATCGCCCAGTGCCTCAACGTATAAAATTGCGTGCACGTTAAGTTCAACTTGCTTAAGGTTGTGCTTTACGACCAATTTGCTTTCCGGCTGTTTCTTTTTAGCAGATTTCACCTTATCTATGGCCTTGGTAATGGCAGCCTCAAACCGATCGGTGCTATAGGGTTTCAATAAAAAATCGGTTACATTAAAATCAAACGCTTCAAGCGCATACTTTTGATCATGGCTGGTAATAATTACCTGGGGCTGTATGGTTAGTCCAGATAAAAACTCAAAACCGTTCATGTCCGGCATTTCAATATCAAGAAATAATAAATCAATTTTTGACTTATTTATTTCCTTTAAAGTTTCCGCATTGGCGCTGGCAGCGTGTATTAATTTTAAATGCTTACTTTTTGCAATAATTTGTTCTAGAAGCTTCCTTTGGGTAATGGAATCCTCTATAATAGCACAGTTA includes these proteins:
- a CDS encoding LytR/AlgR family response regulator transcription factor, whose product is MKTFNCAIIEDSITQRKLLEQIIAKSKHLKLIHAASANAETLKEINKSKIDLLFLDIEMPDMNGFEFLSGLTIQPQVIITSHDQKYALEAFDFNVTDFLLKPYSTDRFEAAITKAIDKVKSAKKKQPESKLVVKHNLKQVELNVHAILYVEALGDYVKVVTEERNYVILSTMSAFNDRLEADKFIRIHKSYIVNLKMVERYNHEFIEIQNKKIPISRAKIVELDQLLNCLD